Proteins encoded by one window of Dreissena polymorpha isolate Duluth1 chromosome 11, UMN_Dpol_1.0, whole genome shotgun sequence:
- the LOC127850594 gene encoding diacylglycerol lipase-alpha-like has translation MPGMVAFGRRWSTGSDDLVVPALFLAVMHLCWIIAFTVIIVKHNDGTKDAQDIILGYILIFLLGVILECMVAFVSVRGSILHTGPRDNVHYLLYCHIVVSLGELGWLVFGIRWLVLHFGGPFKVAFSAIMGVSVFQVCLLFVLVLMLWCTYDSAGKKWVQFTRYEASIKEKRHSQHSRKNWRHRKAMRAYEESWDRRLGTYCCCVKTNNKNRTSMSEIAHLFTEFFRDLDVVPSDVIAGLALLRRFQKQQMFLTIKQDSNPIERYMSGIQITPNTKFLQLDDPSNLHQFQQITHYMRFAMGAYGWPLYMKMNTATGLCRVFPDLRCCTCMRAEQSGEDALVQDNCCQCNVAALKHMTQLTDNDLVYVTNHVDIGETPFYVAIDQKYKNVVICVRGTLSLQDVLTDLKADAELLPLEEEHQNWAAHKGMVQAAVYIRNKVNTDGILKRAFEKAAQNTREGEEEYNLVVVGHSLGAGTAAILAILLQQEYKGLHCYSFSPPGGLLSKECMEATKSFITSIVLGKDVIPRIGLYQLELLTGDLVNVIKCSNDTKWKIIIRALCCGTKSVGKMTLEELQESIQRHAREVNTSSTSPAMFPPGRIILLVRKHHISKRGCCGKNDPSYQALLAENSDFQEVLVSPTMVTDHLPDNVLEALEKCLESVDTTQPSSAEQTKLCVETGTSSA, from the exons ATGCCGGGCATGGTTGCTTTTGGGCGTCGCTGGTCAACAGGATCAGACGACTTGGTGGTACCTGCCCTGTTTCTGGCAGTCATGCACTTGTGTTG GATTATTGCTTTCACAGTGATTATTGTTAAACACAACGATGGTACCAAAGATGCACAAGACATTATATTGGGCTACATTCTTATATTTTTACTTGGTGTCATATTGGAGTGTATGGTAGCCTTTGTAAGCGTCCGAGGAAGCATCCTGCATACAGGGCCAAGAGATAATGTGCACTACCTTCTGTATTGTCATATTG TTGTGAGCCTAGGAGAGCTGGGCTGGCTTGTGTTTGGGATACGCTGGCTGGTGTTGCATTTTGGGGGTCCTTTCAAGGTGGCCTTCTCTGCAATCATGG GGGTCAGCGTGTTCCAGGTGTGCTTGCTATTCGTGCTGGTGCTGATGCTGTGGTGCACATACGACTCTGCAGGTAAGAAGTGGGTCCAGTTCACCCGGTATGAGGCCAGCATCAAGGAGAAGCGCCACTCACAGCACAGCAGGAAGAACTGGAGACACAG AAAAGCCATGCGGGCGTATGAAGAAAGCTGGGATCGGCGCCTGGGAACCTACTGCTGTTGTGTGAAAACCAATAACAAAAATAGG ACTTCCATGTCAGAAATAGCACACTTGTTCACCGAGTTCTTCAGAGACCTGGATGTTGTTCCATCTGACGTCATAGCAGGGCTGGCTCTACTCAGACGCTTCCAAAAACAGCAAATGTTCCTCACAATTAAACAG gactcaaaccctattgaaaggTACATGTCAGGCATACAGATCACACCTAATACAAAATTTCTTCAGCTAGATGACCCTAGTAACCTGCACCAGTTTCAACAG ATTACTCACTACATGAGGTTTGCAATGGGTGCCTATGGCTGGCCACTGTACATGAAGATGAACACTGCCACAGGACTGTGTAGGGTGTTTCCAGACCTCAG ATGCTGTACATGCATGAGGGCCGAGCAGTCTGGCGAGGATGCCCTAGTTCAGGACAACTGCTGCCAGTGTAATGTGGCGGCCCTGAAACACATGACCCAGCTGACTGACAATGACCTTGTATACGTCACCAACCATGTGGAT ATTGGAGAAACACCATTTTATGTTGCCATTGACCAGAAATACAAGAATGTGGTGATTTGTGTACGAGGAACACTCTCTTTGCAG GATGTGCTCACCGACCTGAAGGCAGAtgcagagttattgcccttggaAGAGGAACACCAGAACTGGGCTGCACATAAG GGAATGGTGCAGGCAGCagtttatataagaaacaaagtAAACACTGATGGAATCTTGAAAAGAGCATTTGAAAAAGCAGCACAG AATACAAGAGAGGGAGAGGAGGAGTATAATCTGGTGGTGGTTGGCCACTCTCTGGGTGCGGGCACTGCAGCTATATTGGCTATTCTACTCCAGCAGGAATACAAGGGTCTCCACTGTTATTCTTTCTCACCACCTGGAGGTCTCTTAAG CAAAGAGTGCATGGAAGCAACCAAGTCCTTCATAACATCAATTGTATTGGGAAAAGATGTCATACCTAG GATTGGACTTTATCAACTGGAGCTGTTGACAGGTGACCTTGTGAATGTTATCAAATGCTCAAATGACACAAAG TGGAAGATAATTATCCGGGCGCTTTGTTGTGGTACAAAGTCAGTTGGCAAGATGACATTAGAGGAGCTGCAGGAGAGTATACAGAGGCATGCCAGAGAGGTGAACACTTCAAGCACCAGTCCTGCAATGTTTCCACCAGGAAGGATAATTCTTCTAGTTCGGAAGCACCACATTTCTAAACG TGGTTGCTGTGGAAAAAATGACCCCTCATACCAGGCATTGCTGGCGGAAAACAGTGACTTCCAGGAAGTGTTGGTCTCACCTACCATGGTTACTGATCACTTGCCTGACAATGTGCTGGAAGCTCTTGAAAAG